In the Hordeum vulgare subsp. vulgare chromosome 7H, MorexV3_pseudomolecules_assembly, whole genome shotgun sequence genome, one interval contains:
- the LOC123409511 gene encoding pyrophosphate-energized vacuolar membrane proton pump-like, producing MAILGELGTEILIPVCGVIGIVFAVAQWFIFSKVKVTPSTASAAAGAKNGYGDYLIEEEEEGLNDHNVVIKCAEIQTAICEGLAAVYALGYLSRHQDNNIESLRRTEQLAFFWAAFLLIHLGGQDTITAFAMEDNDLWLRHLLNLLTQIALALYEEVKLLGTWLQGDRALTFCHILARNTIRAKPAQLAFGTQSGPSQPNSPSGYGLGGSSMALFGRVGGGIYTKAADVGADLVGKVERNIPEDDPRNPAVISDNVDGNVGDIAGMGSDLFGSYAKSSCAALVVASISSFGINHDFTAMCYPLLVSSAGIIVCLLTTLFATDFFEIKAANEIEPALKKQLIISTALMTVGVAVISWLALPAKFTIFKFGAQKEVSNWGLFFCVAVGLWDGLIIGFVTEYYTSNAYSPVQDVADSCRTGAATNVIFGLALGYKCVIIPIFAIAVSIYVSLSIAAMYDIAMASLGMLSTMATGLAIDAYGPISDNAGGIAEMAGMSHRIHERTDALDAAGATFARWMAVERNSSRTSICCSTASDEYHHPALADGVRAPDPEGSVPNSTTHATTMSCPSRRRHTAPQERTPALDALRTPPRGSTCPAAAQHASPSPSHDRLSRANHVA from the exons ATGGCGATCCTCGGGGAGCTCGGGACGGAGATCCTCATCCCTGTCTGCGGGGTCATCGGCATCGTCTTCGCCGTCGCGCAGTGGTTCATCTTCTCCAAGGTCAAGGTCACCCCCAGCACCgcatccgccgccgccggcgccaaGAACGGCTACGGTGACTACctcatcgaggaggaggaggagggcctcaACGACCACAACGTCGTCATCAAGTGCGCCGAGATCCAGACCGCCATCTGTGAAG GCCTGGCAGCAGTTTATGCACTCGGCTACCTGTCACGGCATCAGGATAACAACATTGAAAGTCTAAGAAGAACCGAACAGCTGGCTTTCTTCTGGGCAGCATTTCTCCTCATCCATCTTGGTGGGCAGGACACCATTACTGCTTTCGCCATGGAGGATAACGACTTGTGGTTGAGGCATCTCTTGAATCTGTTGACCCAAATTGCACTAGCTTTATAT GAAGAGGTCAAGCTGTTGGGGACGTGGCTGCAGGGCGACCGTGCCCTCACCTTCTGCCACATCCTAGCCCGCAACACCATCAGGGCCAAGCCAGCCCAACTCGCCTTCGGTACACAGTCAGGGCCAAGCCAGCCCAACTCGCCTTCAGGTTATGGTCTTGGTGGGTCTTCCATGGCTCTATTCGGAAGAGTTGGTGGAGGTATCTACACTAAGGCTGCTGACGTGGGTGCTGACCTTGTTGGCAAAGTTGAGAGGAACATTCCTGAAGATGACCCAAGGAACCCAGCT GTGATTTCTGATAACGtcgatggaaatgttggtgatatTGCTGGAATGGGATCAGATCTCTTTGGTTCATATGCAAAGTCTTCCTgcgctgctcttgttgttgcttcCATCTCATCTTTTGGAATCAACCATGATTTCACTGCGATGTGCTACCCACTGCTCGTGAGCTCTGCAGGCATCATTGTTTGCTTGCTCACCACACTCTTTGCAACTGATTTCTTTGAGATTAAGGCTGCAAACGAAATTGAGCCTGCTCTGAAGAAGCAGCTCATCATCTCCACTGCTCTAATGACTGTTGGTGTTGCGGTCATCAGCTGGTTGGCTCTTCCAGCTAAGTTCACCATCTTCAAATTCGGTGCTCAGAAGGAAGTGTCCAATTG GGGCCTTTTCTTCTGCGTGGCAGTTGGTCTATGGGATGGTCTGATTATTGGATTTGTGACTGAATACTACACTAGCAACGCCTACAG CCCTGTGCAAGATGTTGCCGATTCCTGCAGAACTGGTGCTGCCACCAACGTCATCTTCGGTCTTGCTCTGGGGTACAAGTGTGTTATCATCCCAATTTTCGCTATTGCTGTCAGCATCTACGTCAGCTTGTCCATTGCTGCAATGTACGACATTGCAATGGCTTCTCTTGGCATGCTAAGCACAATGGCAACTGGTCTTGCCATTGATGCTTATGGTCCCATTAGTGATAATGCTGGTGGAATTGCTGAGATGGCTGGCATGAGCCACAGAATCCATGAGAGGACTGATGCTCTTGATGCTGCTGGCGCCACATTTGCCCGGTGGATGGCTGTGGAAAGAAATTCTTCACGCACAAGCATCTGCTGCAGCACTGCGAG TGACGAGTACCACCACCCTGCGCTGGCCGACGGCGTCCGGGCGCCGGATCCAGAAGGATCTGTCCCGAACTCAACGACGCACGCGACCACCATGTCTTGCCCCTCCCGCCGCCGCCACACCGCGCCGCAAGAACGAACCCCAGCCCTCGACGCGCTCCGCACGCCGCCGCGAGGATCCACATGCCCCGCCGCCGCACAGCACGCTAGTCCGTCGCCTTCTCACGATCGGCTGTCCCGCGCCAACCATGTTGCGTGA